A portion of the Panthera tigris isolate Pti1 chromosome E1, P.tigris_Pti1_mat1.1, whole genome shotgun sequence genome contains these proteins:
- the TOB1 gene encoding protein Tob1, translated as MQLEIQVALNFIISYLYNKLPRRRVNIFGEELERLLKKKYEGHWYPEKPYKGSGFRCIHIGEKVDPVIEQASKESGLDIDDVRGNLPQDLSVWIDPFEVSYQIGEKGPVKVLYVDDNNENGCELDKEIKNSFNPEAQVFMPISDPASSVSSSPSPPFGHSAAVSPTFMPRSTQPLTFTTATFAATKFGSTKMKNSGRSNKVARTSPINLGLNVNDLLKQKAVSSSMHSLYGLGLGSQQQPQQQQQPSQPPPPPPPPQQQQQQKASALSPNAKEFIFPNMQGQGSSTNGMFPGDSPLNLSPLQYSNAFDVFAAYGGLNEKSFVDGLNFSLNNMQYSNQQFQPVMAN; from the coding sequence ATGCAGCTTGAAATCCAAGTAGCACTAAATTTTATTATCTCATATTTGTACAATAAGCTTCCCAGGAGACGTGTCAACATTTTTGGCGAAGAGCTTGAAAGACTTCTTAAGAAGAAATACGAAGGGCACTGGTATCCTGAAAAGCCATACAAAGGATCAGGGTTTAGATGTATACACATAGGGGAGAAAGTGGACCCAGTGATTGAACAAGCATCCAAAGAGAGTGGTTTGGACATTGATGATGTTCGTGGCAATCTGCCACAGGATCTTAGTGTTTGGATCGACCCGTTTGAGGTTTCCTACCAAATTGGTGAAAAGGGACCAGTGAAGGTGCTTTATGTggatgataataatgaaaatggaTGTGAGTTGGATAAGGAGATCAAAAACAGCTTTAACCCAGAGGCCCAGGTTTTTATGCCCATCAGTGACCCAGCCTCATCAGTGTCCAGCTCTCCGTCGCCTCCCTTTGGTCACTCTGCTGCTGTAAGCCCTACCTTCATGCCCCGGTCCACTCAGCCTTTAACCTTCACCACTGCCACTTTTGCTGCCACCAAGTTTGGCTCTACCAAAATGAAGAATAGCGGCCGCAGCAACAAGGTTGCACGTACTTCTCCTATCAACCTCGGCTTGAATGTGAACGACCTCTTGAAGCAGAAAGCCGTCTCTTCCTCAATGCACTCTCTGTACGGGCTTGGCCTGGGTAGCCAACAGCAGCCGCAGCAACAACAGCAGCCATCccagcccccgccgcccccgccgccgccgcagcagcagcaacagcagaaagcctctgctctctctcctaatgccaaggaatttatttttcctaacatGCAGGGTCAAGGTAGTAGTACCAATGGAATGTTCCCAGGTGACAGCCCCCTTAACCTCAGTCCTCTCCAGTACAGTAATGCCTTTGATGTGTTTGCGGCCTACGGAGGCCTCAACGAGAAGTCTTTTGTCGACGGCTTGAATTTTAGCCTAAATAACATGCAGTATTCTAACCAGCAATTCCAGCCTGTCATGgctaactag